One window of the Anaeromyxobacter dehalogenans 2CP-C genome contains the following:
- the cls gene encoding cardiolipin synthase, with translation MWTPDLALLDALPSPGVLGVLEAAWVLAASCWILLERRSPTATLAWILALAAMPVVGVAVYLVVGPRRLDRKKLRLNVLKRARGAYLEAWDRATARDLSSMGQLARLAIRLQAPPPETARSVALFAEGDDYFAAVERDLAAARHHVHVEMYIFERDRTGARVLAALAAAAARGVQVRLLVDDAGSPRLGAALLAPLRQAGGEVERFNPMLASRLRGGSANFRTHRKIVVCDGRVGFTGGMNVSDDQSAAVAGPAAWRDTTVRIEGAAVHGLQLTFLENWAFATGKTGSPLPPGGLRPYFPDEAPGSHEVQVVPSGPDQETSAVGHLHVAAIGGARERVWITTPYFVPDEAMLAALTSAALRGVDVRLLLPRRTDSRVVDAASRTYHDALLAAGARIWLYGPRMLHAKTCLVDQDVGMVGTANLDNRSLRLNFEVTAVLYGAPAAQALATMFERDLEVARPKTTREADAPFLSRLGASAARLLAPQL, from the coding sequence CTCGCGGCGAGCTGCTGGATCCTGCTGGAGCGGCGCTCCCCCACCGCGACGCTGGCCTGGATCCTGGCGCTCGCCGCCATGCCGGTGGTGGGCGTGGCGGTGTACCTCGTGGTCGGGCCCCGGCGGCTCGACCGCAAGAAGCTGCGCCTGAACGTGCTGAAGCGCGCCCGCGGCGCGTACCTGGAGGCGTGGGACCGGGCCACCGCGCGCGACCTCTCCAGCATGGGGCAGCTCGCCCGGCTCGCGATCCGGCTCCAGGCGCCGCCGCCCGAGACGGCGCGATCGGTCGCCCTCTTCGCCGAGGGCGACGACTACTTCGCGGCGGTGGAGCGCGACCTCGCGGCGGCCCGGCACCACGTCCACGTGGAGATGTACATCTTCGAGCGCGACCGGACCGGCGCCCGCGTGCTGGCCGCCCTCGCCGCCGCGGCCGCGCGCGGCGTGCAGGTGCGGCTGCTGGTGGACGACGCGGGCTCGCCGCGGCTCGGCGCGGCGCTGCTCGCGCCGCTGCGCCAGGCCGGCGGCGAGGTGGAGCGCTTCAACCCCATGCTCGCCTCGCGGCTGCGCGGCGGCTCGGCCAACTTCCGCACCCACCGCAAGATCGTGGTGTGCGACGGGCGGGTCGGCTTCACCGGCGGGATGAACGTGTCGGACGACCAGAGCGCCGCCGTGGCGGGCCCGGCCGCCTGGCGGGACACCACCGTCCGCATCGAGGGGGCCGCGGTCCACGGACTGCAGCTCACCTTCCTCGAGAACTGGGCCTTCGCCACCGGCAAGACCGGCTCGCCGCTGCCGCCCGGTGGGCTGCGGCCGTACTTCCCGGACGAGGCGCCCGGGTCGCACGAGGTCCAGGTCGTGCCGTCCGGACCGGACCAGGAGACGTCCGCCGTCGGCCACCTCCACGTCGCCGCGATCGGCGGCGCGCGCGAGCGCGTCTGGATCACCACCCCGTACTTCGTGCCCGACGAGGCGATGCTCGCGGCGCTGACCAGCGCCGCGCTGCGCGGCGTGGACGTGCGGCTGCTGCTGCCGCGCCGGACCGACTCGCGGGTGGTGGACGCCGCGTCGCGCACGTACCACGACGCGCTGCTCGCCGCCGGCGCGAGGATCTGGCTCTACGGGCCGCGCATGCTCCACGCCAAGACCTGCCTGGTGGATCAGGACGTCGGGATGGTCGGCACCGCCAACCTCGACAACCGGAGCCTGCGGCTCAACTTCGAGGTCACCGCCGTGCTCTACGGCGCCCCCGCGGCGCAGGCGCTCGCCACGATGTTCGAGCGCGACCTCGAGGTGGCGCGGCCCAAGACCACGCGGGAGGCGGACGCGCCGTTCCTGTCGCGGCTCGGCGCCAGCGCCGCGCGCCTGCTGGCACCGCAACTATGA
- a CDS encoding tRNA-uridine aminocarboxypropyltransferase — protein MRELCRRCLRPAALCLCASLPVVRARTRVVILQHPREARLAICTAWLTRLALEDCELHRGVRFEDHPRVREVVAAPGAALLFPGEGAVPAAARAGDPPRLLVAVDGTWHQARKMVEASPSLAALPRISVVPDRPGGYAGLRREPEPEYLSTLEAVALALGALEQDPARFEPMREAFRKMVAQQLECARGARRNPRHRGGGAGA, from the coding sequence GTGCGAGAGCTCTGCCGTCGCTGCCTGCGCCCCGCCGCTCTCTGCCTGTGCGCGTCCCTGCCGGTGGTGCGCGCGCGGACGCGCGTGGTGATCCTCCAGCATCCCCGCGAGGCCAGGCTCGCCATCTGCACCGCCTGGCTGACGCGCCTGGCGCTGGAGGACTGCGAGCTGCACCGGGGCGTCCGCTTCGAGGATCACCCGCGCGTGCGCGAGGTGGTCGCGGCGCCGGGCGCGGCGCTCCTGTTCCCCGGGGAGGGCGCGGTCCCCGCCGCGGCGCGCGCCGGCGACCCGCCGCGGCTGCTGGTGGCGGTGGACGGGACCTGGCACCAGGCGCGGAAGATGGTGGAGGCGAGCCCGTCGCTCGCGGCGCTGCCCCGCATCTCGGTCGTGCCCGACCGGCCGGGCGGCTACGCCGGGCTGCGGCGCGAGCCCGAGCCGGAGTACCTCTCCACGCTCGAGGCGGTGGCGCTCGCGCTCGGCGCGCTGGAGCAGGACCCGGCCCGCTTCGAGCCGATGCGCGAGGCGTTCCGGAAGATGGTGGCGCAGCAGCTCGAGTGCGCGCGCGGGGCGCGGCGGAACCCGAGGCACCGGGGCGGCGGCGCGGGCGCCTGA
- the fusA gene encoding elongation factor G translates to MGEPRGEGTASERRMRAIRNLGIMAHIDAGKTTLTERLLFVAGRTHKMGEVHEGAAVMDWMDLERERGITITSAVTRLEWRAHELHLIDTPGHVDFTIEVERSLRVLDGAVAVFDAAHGVEPQSETVWRQADRYRVPRIAFANKMDRVGADLGHTLASMRKHFPDHVVAAVQRPLGAEAAFSGFEDLVARRTVRFGDPEDPRAFTAEPGISAEGEAERAALVAALADLDDGAAEAVLSDRDLDEGGLRAAIRRATLSGRFVPLLCGSALRNKGIPQVLDAVCDWLPSPLDVPPPAGVHPDTGEEERRPPADGAPLLALAFKVSLLDERRRYVFLRVYSGRVAEGDAVWNASQRKFEKVGRVLLMHASQKERVPSLGAGQLFAVAGLKETRTGDTLTDKAHPLLLERLSSYEPVISEAIEAASQKDRDLLLEALGRIADEDPTFRWGEDPDTGQLLVSGMGELHLDIVAERLRREFGLGVRTGQPQVLLRETLSAEAAAEATFERKLEDEEIYGQVSVAVGPLARGGGFRFELSPEAAALPFLRPEVRRMAEDGAREAAEAGALEGHPLQDVRVTLTGATWREGASKPFAYKVAAADAVRIAAAKARPVLLEPLMRVEIVLPSEHLGEVIGSLDRRKGTVLDVADRGEAVKVITAEAPLRRMFGYATELRSATQGRALFTMRFDRFDVAG, encoded by the coding sequence ATGGGGGAGCCACGCGGCGAGGGGACGGCGTCGGAGCGGCGCATGCGCGCCATCCGCAACCTCGGGATCATGGCGCACATCGACGCCGGCAAGACGACGCTCACCGAGCGCCTCCTGTTCGTCGCCGGCCGCACCCACAAGATGGGCGAGGTGCACGAGGGCGCCGCGGTGATGGACTGGATGGACCTCGAGCGCGAGCGCGGGATCACCATCACGTCCGCGGTCACCCGGCTCGAGTGGCGCGCCCACGAGCTGCACCTCATCGACACGCCCGGCCACGTGGACTTCACCATCGAGGTCGAGCGCTCGCTGCGCGTGCTCGACGGGGCGGTGGCGGTGTTCGACGCCGCGCACGGCGTCGAGCCGCAGAGCGAGACCGTCTGGCGCCAGGCCGACCGCTACCGCGTGCCGCGCATCGCGTTCGCGAACAAGATGGACCGCGTCGGCGCCGACCTCGGGCACACGCTCGCCTCCATGCGCAAGCACTTCCCCGACCACGTGGTCGCGGCGGTGCAGCGGCCGCTCGGCGCGGAGGCGGCCTTCTCCGGCTTCGAGGACCTGGTCGCGCGGCGCACCGTCCGGTTCGGCGACCCGGAGGACCCGCGCGCGTTCACCGCCGAGCCGGGCATCTCGGCGGAGGGCGAGGCCGAGCGCGCCGCGCTGGTGGCCGCGCTCGCCGACCTCGACGACGGGGCGGCCGAGGCGGTGCTGTCCGACCGCGACCTCGACGAGGGCGGCCTGCGCGCCGCCATCCGCCGGGCCACGCTCTCCGGGCGGTTCGTGCCGCTGCTGTGCGGCTCGGCGCTGCGGAACAAGGGCATCCCGCAGGTGCTCGACGCGGTCTGCGACTGGCTCCCCTCCCCGCTCGACGTGCCGCCTCCGGCCGGCGTCCACCCCGACACCGGCGAGGAGGAGCGGCGCCCGCCGGCCGACGGCGCCCCGCTGCTGGCGCTCGCGTTCAAGGTGTCGCTGCTCGACGAGCGGCGCCGGTACGTGTTCCTGCGCGTGTACTCCGGGCGCGTCGCCGAGGGCGACGCGGTCTGGAACGCGAGCCAGCGCAAGTTCGAGAAGGTGGGTCGCGTGCTGCTCATGCACGCGTCGCAGAAGGAGCGCGTCCCCTCCCTCGGCGCCGGCCAGCTCTTCGCGGTCGCCGGCCTGAAGGAGACCCGCACGGGCGACACGCTCACCGACAAGGCCCACCCGCTGCTGCTCGAGCGGCTCTCGTCCTACGAGCCGGTCATCTCCGAGGCCATCGAGGCCGCCTCGCAGAAGGACCGCGACCTCCTGCTGGAGGCGCTCGGGCGGATCGCCGACGAGGACCCGACCTTCCGGTGGGGCGAGGACCCCGACACCGGCCAGCTGCTCGTGTCCGGCATGGGGGAGCTGCACCTGGACATCGTGGCCGAGCGGCTCCGGCGGGAGTTCGGGCTCGGCGTCCGCACCGGCCAGCCGCAGGTGCTCCTGCGCGAGACGCTCTCGGCGGAGGCCGCCGCGGAGGCCACGTTCGAGCGCAAGCTCGAGGACGAGGAGATCTACGGCCAGGTGTCGGTCGCGGTCGGGCCGCTGGCGCGCGGCGGCGGCTTCCGCTTCGAGCTCTCGCCCGAGGCGGCCGCGCTCCCCTTCCTCCGCCCGGAGGTCCGCCGGATGGCGGAGGACGGCGCGCGCGAGGCGGCCGAGGCGGGGGCGCTGGAGGGGCACCCGCTGCAGGACGTGCGGGTGACGCTCACCGGCGCGACCTGGCGCGAGGGCGCCTCGAAGCCGTTCGCGTACAAGGTCGCGGCCGCCGACGCGGTGCGGATCGCAGCCGCGAAGGCCCGCCCGGTGCTCCTCGAGCCGCTCATGCGCGTCGAGATCGTGCTCCCGTCGGAGCACCTCGGCGAGGTCATCGGGAGCCTCGACCGGCGCAAGGGCACCGTGCTCGACGTGGCCGACCGGGGCGAGGCGGTCAAGGTGATCACCGCCGAGGCCCCGCTCCGGCGCATGTTCGGCTACGCCACCGAGCTGCGATCGGCGACGCAGGGCCGCGCGCTGTTCACCATGCGCTTCGACCGCTTCGACGTGGCCGGCTGA
- a CDS encoding ABC-F family ATP-binding cassette domain-containing protein, with amino-acid sequence MTLLHAAGLGLSFGSRTLFDGLTFTIEEGERVGLVGVNGAGKSSLMRILARAAEPDRGEVQLRRGALVTYLPQEPSFPEGATVASELEVARAPLRAALEAHAALAARLETERDGAAHERLLAEMAALSDRIEHLGGWDTAHEARRLLDRLGVPDWDRPVAELSGGARKRVAIARALLTRPDLLLLDEPTNHLDADTVDWLEEELDRLDGALLLVTHDRYFLDDLVDRIVEITPGAGVTSFPGNYEAYLEQKLELEALAATAQHKQERWIAQEVAWLRRGVEARRTKSKARIERARRLMAERGYQRPRAADLRLAEAPRLSQVVLEAHGVEKRFGERTVLREVEVVLQRGERLGIVGPNGAGKTTFLRVLLGELAPDAGEVVVGKRTRVAYYDQQRARLDPEQTVYEAAGGSPPGRTGEDFVELSGKRVALRDYLDDLLFPPTMQRMQVKALSGGERNRLLLARLFLEGANVLVLDEPTNDLDLVTLNVLESLLLGFDGTVLLVTHDRYFLDKVATSILALEGDGRAVRYPGNYETYRTLKEQAAAANAPSPAPVSDRAREAPSGASAAAPEPRARKPGKLSFKEQRELEGMEAAILAAEERKAALEATLADPETYRREGGAVAGMREELERLAADVERLYARWQELESFRGGPA; translated from the coding sequence GTGACGCTCCTCCACGCGGCCGGCCTCGGCCTCTCCTTCGGCAGCCGCACCCTGTTCGACGGCCTCACCTTCACCATCGAGGAGGGCGAGCGGGTCGGCCTGGTGGGCGTGAACGGCGCGGGCAAGTCGTCGCTCATGCGCATCCTGGCGCGCGCCGCCGAGCCGGATCGCGGCGAGGTGCAGCTCCGCCGCGGCGCGCTGGTGACGTACCTGCCGCAGGAGCCTTCGTTCCCGGAGGGCGCCACCGTCGCGTCCGAGCTCGAGGTCGCGCGCGCCCCGCTCCGCGCCGCGCTGGAGGCGCACGCCGCGCTCGCGGCGCGGCTGGAGACGGAGCGCGACGGGGCGGCGCACGAGCGGCTCCTCGCCGAGATGGCGGCGCTGTCGGATCGCATCGAGCACCTGGGCGGCTGGGACACCGCGCACGAGGCGCGCCGGCTGCTCGACCGGCTCGGCGTGCCGGACTGGGATCGCCCGGTGGCGGAGCTGTCCGGCGGCGCCCGCAAGCGCGTGGCCATCGCCCGGGCGCTGCTCACGCGGCCGGACCTGCTGCTCCTCGACGAGCCCACCAACCACCTCGACGCGGACACGGTGGACTGGCTGGAGGAGGAGCTGGACCGGCTCGACGGCGCGCTCCTGCTCGTCACCCACGACCGCTACTTCCTCGACGACCTGGTGGACCGGATCGTCGAGATCACCCCCGGCGCCGGCGTCACCAGCTTCCCCGGCAACTACGAGGCGTACCTCGAGCAGAAGCTGGAGCTGGAGGCCCTTGCCGCGACCGCGCAGCACAAGCAGGAGCGGTGGATCGCGCAGGAGGTGGCCTGGCTCCGCCGCGGCGTGGAGGCGCGGCGCACCAAGAGCAAGGCGCGCATCGAGCGCGCGCGGCGGCTGATGGCCGAGCGCGGGTACCAGCGGCCGCGCGCGGCCGACCTGAGGCTGGCGGAGGCGCCGCGGCTGTCGCAGGTGGTGCTGGAGGCGCACGGGGTGGAGAAGCGCTTCGGCGAGCGGACCGTCCTGCGCGAGGTCGAGGTGGTGCTGCAGCGGGGCGAACGGCTCGGCATCGTCGGCCCGAACGGCGCCGGCAAGACCACGTTCCTGCGCGTGCTCCTCGGCGAGCTCGCGCCCGACGCCGGCGAGGTGGTGGTGGGGAAGCGGACCCGCGTCGCCTACTACGACCAGCAGCGCGCCCGGCTCGACCCGGAGCAGACCGTGTACGAGGCCGCGGGGGGCTCGCCGCCGGGGCGCACCGGCGAGGACTTCGTCGAGCTCTCCGGCAAGCGCGTCGCGCTCCGCGACTACCTCGACGACCTGCTGTTCCCGCCCACCATGCAGCGCATGCAGGTGAAGGCGCTCTCCGGCGGCGAGCGCAACCGGCTCCTGCTGGCGCGGCTGTTCCTCGAGGGCGCGAACGTGCTGGTGCTCGACGAGCCCACCAACGACCTCGACCTCGTCACGCTGAACGTGCTCGAGAGCCTGCTGCTCGGGTTCGACGGGACGGTGCTGCTCGTCACGCACGACCGCTACTTCCTCGACAAGGTGGCGACCTCGATCCTGGCGCTGGAGGGCGACGGCCGCGCGGTGCGGTACCCCGGGAACTACGAGACGTACCGGACGCTGAAGGAGCAGGCGGCGGCCGCGAACGCGCCGTCGCCGGCCCCGGTGAGCGATCGCGCGCGCGAGGCGCCCTCCGGGGCGAGCGCCGCCGCGCCGGAGCCGAGGGCGCGCAAGCCCGGCAAGCTCTCGTTCAAGGAGCAGCGCGAGCTGGAGGGGATGGAGGCGGCGATCCTGGCGGCCGAGGAGCGCAAGGCCGCGCTCGAGGCGACGCTCGCCGACCCCGAGACGTACCGCCGGGAGGGCGGCGCGGTGGCCGGGATGCGCGAGGAGCTGGAGCGGCTCGCGGCCGACGTGGAGCGGCTGTACGCGCGCTGGCAGGAGCTGGAGTCGTTCCGCGGCGGACCGGCGTAG
- a CDS encoding diacylglycerol/lipid kinase family protein yields the protein MEPVRTSARGEVEFPRLVFLVNPEAQDGHAAARLRGLLSRAPAWTRRSRLSVVTTLSGAERAMRGLAPDEIPVAAGGDATVNFVARAVRAAGRADRPMAILPLGVGNAIAHALGVADLRRALAAIADGRSVLIDALVTTHPEAPLALASVSCGFEGQIISGASRGRGLARVGGLLAALPGALRKHTGVRLEADGVVLADPSEPVFNVGVYNLPCVAWGTVVHPDADPADGLADAVVHRRRRTFTSALRHGVATAAPPSGSVRTARAARIRLDSRWPIQIDLEGSVSPGELEIRVEPAALRIIAGRRKRAAANGD from the coding sequence ATGGAGCCGGTGCGCACCTCCGCCCGCGGCGAGGTGGAGTTCCCCCGCCTCGTGTTCCTGGTCAACCCCGAGGCGCAGGACGGCCACGCCGCCGCGCGCCTGCGCGGGCTCCTCTCGCGCGCGCCCGCCTGGACCCGCCGCTCGCGCCTGTCGGTCGTGACCACGCTGTCCGGCGCCGAGCGCGCCATGCGCGGCCTCGCGCCCGACGAGATCCCGGTGGCGGCCGGCGGCGACGCGACGGTGAACTTCGTGGCGCGCGCGGTGCGGGCCGCGGGGCGCGCCGACCGGCCCATGGCCATCCTCCCGCTCGGCGTCGGCAACGCCATCGCCCACGCGCTCGGGGTGGCGGACCTGCGCCGCGCGCTCGCCGCCATCGCCGACGGCCGCTCGGTCCTGATCGACGCGCTCGTGACCACGCACCCCGAGGCCCCGCTGGCGCTCGCCTCGGTGAGCTGCGGGTTCGAGGGGCAGATCATCTCCGGCGCGTCGCGCGGGCGCGGCCTGGCGCGCGTGGGCGGCTTGCTCGCGGCGCTCCCGGGGGCGCTCCGCAAGCACACCGGGGTCCGCCTGGAGGCGGACGGCGTGGTGCTCGCCGATCCCTCCGAGCCGGTGTTCAACGTGGGCGTGTACAACCTCCCCTGCGTCGCCTGGGGCACCGTGGTCCACCCGGACGCCGACCCCGCCGACGGCCTCGCCGACGCGGTGGTGCACCGGCGCCGCCGCACCTTCACCTCCGCGCTCCGGCACGGCGTCGCGACGGCCGCCCCGCCCAGCGGCAGCGTGCGCACCGCGCGCGCGGCGCGGATCCGCCTCGACTCGCGCTGGCCCATCCAGATCGACCTGGAGGGCTCGGTCTCCCCGGGCGAGCTCGAGATCCGGGTCGAGCCGGCCGCGCTCCGCATCATCGCCGGGCGCCGCAAGCGCGCCGCCGCGAACGGCGACTGA
- the lpoB gene encoding penicillin-binding protein activator LpoB: MPRMLPLIAAAALAAACGPRAFTRGAYQDPNTIELLSDQFNENDLQLIAKKMTGSLLGAPAVQALPGRPVLVVGRVRNKTSEHIDTESLADKVRVELQRSGRFAFADAAAREQIAAEYDYQQSGMVAKDTAKGPGAQVGADYVLTGQIASIVQEVGADKVVYYKMTMQLTDLRTGLITWTDEKELRKKFRKQSVGW; this comes from the coding sequence ATGCCCCGCATGCTCCCGCTGATCGCCGCCGCCGCGCTCGCCGCCGCCTGCGGCCCGCGGGCCTTCACCCGCGGCGCGTACCAGGATCCGAACACCATCGAGCTGCTGTCCGACCAGTTCAACGAGAACGACCTGCAGCTCATCGCGAAGAAGATGACCGGCTCGCTGCTCGGCGCGCCCGCGGTGCAGGCCCTGCCGGGCCGGCCGGTGCTGGTGGTGGGCCGCGTCCGGAACAAGACCTCCGAGCACATCGACACCGAGTCGCTCGCCGACAAGGTCCGCGTCGAGCTGCAGCGGTCCGGCCGCTTCGCGTTCGCCGACGCGGCGGCGCGCGAGCAGATCGCCGCGGAGTACGACTACCAGCAGTCCGGCATGGTCGCGAAGGACACCGCCAAGGGCCCCGGCGCCCAGGTCGGCGCCGACTACGTCCTCACCGGGCAGATCGCGTCGATCGTGCAGGAGGTCGGCGCGGACAAGGTCGTCTACTACAAGATGACCATGCAGCTCACCGACCTCCGGACCGGGCTCATCACCTGGACCGACGAGAAGGAGCTGCGGAAGAAGTTCCGCAAGCAGTCGGTGGGCTGGTAG
- a CDS encoding COG3014 family protein, with amino-acid sequence MRRARAAAIALGAVLGSGCAGDYVSRTRAMREAYQAGDHERAAALAGEEVRRGPERDRLLALLDQGMILHAGRRWEESLPVLARAERLAASLEAISVSEEGRALLENEQARAYRGEDFEKLMINVVQALNYAALGEDEDALVEVRRVDERLRKMVQEEKKPYQQLAVARYLGGVLWEDSGNPDSAYIDYADALRLAPELGPLAEPALRLARATGRADEADALAAARPALGADPLGAEEGQVVLVLEAGLSPEKRSSRQGAGPELLVVPVYVTRPWVRDAATLEAGARRADAVTVTSIEEVAQVHLSERIGRIAAKAVASTVLKGGVAAAVGEATDSEVLGWLTFLALTSTSEADRRSWLSLPAELQVARLRLPAGTHEVEIRSGGKVLRRTVAVRPGRVTLLVERRY; translated from the coding sequence GTGCGCCGCGCCCGCGCGGCCGCGATCGCGCTCGGGGCCGTGCTCGGCTCCGGCTGCGCCGGGGACTACGTCTCGCGCACGCGCGCGATGCGCGAGGCGTACCAGGCCGGCGACCACGAGCGCGCCGCGGCGCTCGCCGGGGAGGAGGTCCGCCGCGGGCCCGAGCGCGACCGCCTGCTCGCGCTGCTCGATCAGGGGATGATCCTGCACGCGGGGCGGCGCTGGGAGGAGAGCCTCCCGGTGCTCGCCCGCGCCGAGCGGCTCGCCGCCTCGCTGGAGGCGATCTCCGTGAGCGAGGAGGGGCGCGCGCTGCTCGAGAACGAGCAGGCCCGCGCCTACCGCGGCGAGGACTTCGAGAAGCTGATGATCAACGTCGTCCAGGCGCTCAACTACGCCGCCCTCGGCGAGGACGAGGACGCGCTGGTGGAGGTGCGCCGGGTGGACGAGCGGCTCCGCAAGATGGTGCAGGAGGAGAAGAAGCCCTACCAGCAGCTCGCCGTGGCGCGCTACCTGGGCGGCGTGCTGTGGGAGGACTCGGGCAACCCCGACTCGGCGTACATCGACTACGCCGACGCCCTGCGCCTCGCGCCGGAGCTCGGCCCGCTCGCCGAGCCCGCGCTGCGGCTGGCGCGCGCCACCGGCCGCGCCGACGAGGCCGACGCGCTCGCCGCGGCGCGCCCCGCCCTCGGCGCGGATCCGCTCGGCGCCGAGGAGGGCCAGGTCGTGCTCGTGCTCGAGGCCGGCCTCTCCCCGGAGAAGCGCTCCAGCCGGCAGGGCGCCGGGCCGGAGCTCCTGGTGGTCCCGGTGTACGTGACGCGCCCGTGGGTGCGAGACGCCGCCACCCTGGAGGCCGGCGCCCGCCGCGCCGACGCGGTCACCGTCACGTCCATCGAGGAGGTGGCGCAGGTGCACCTGTCGGAGCGCATCGGCCGCATCGCCGCCAAGGCGGTGGCGAGCACGGTGCTGAAGGGGGGCGTCGCCGCGGCGGTCGGCGAGGCCACCGACAGCGAGGTGCTCGGCTGGCTCACGTTCCTCGCCCTGACCTCGACCAGCGAGGCCGACCGGCGGAGCTGGCTGTCGCTGCCGGCCGAGCTGCAGGTGGCCCGCCTGCGCCTTCCGGCGGGCACGCACGAGGTGGAGATCCGCAGCGGGGGCAAGGTGCTCCGCCGGACCGTGGCGGTCCGGCCCGGCCGCGTGACCCTGCTGGTGGAGCGGCGGTACTGA
- a CDS encoding WS/DGAT domain-containing protein, translated as MTREPMSRVDAAWLHMDRPENTADIVALLRLDGPLSQARLRALLQDRLVTHERFRARVVDTGALGQPVWERDPHFSLARHLSARTLRGDGREALEEVVSEAATRPLAPGRPPWRACLIEGGEESAVLVKLHHCMADGFALLTVLLGLSDERAGRGAPPEATPPPTAAAALDPLRRGARALLGDPLAAVGSLWRMATLPEARGRLAPPALTGLRRTSWSRPWPLAALRDAAHAGGATVNDALLAALSGALSRVLRDPAAPGAPGPLPDDVRALVPVNLRAGPPAAGAPLGNQFGLVFLDLPIEPLALDERLELLRGRTAAVKRSPDAWVALGILGALGLAPAALERLGTAFFSRKASMVVTNVPGPARRLHLGGRRVDELLFWVPHPAALGLGVSLLSYAGQVTVGVRADTAFPLEPRALAQAIDEELASLAPRPARAGRDRAAAAAPEHAGRQAAFAGAPAGRRVRVIEARPATSPAS; from the coding sequence ATGACCCGCGAGCCGATGAGCCGGGTGGACGCCGCCTGGCTGCACATGGACCGACCCGAGAACACCGCCGACATCGTCGCGCTGCTGCGCCTCGACGGCCCCCTCTCCCAGGCGCGGCTCCGCGCCCTGCTGCAGGACCGCCTCGTGACGCACGAGCGGTTCCGCGCGCGCGTGGTGGACACCGGCGCGCTGGGGCAGCCGGTGTGGGAGCGCGACCCGCACTTCTCGCTCGCGCGCCACCTGAGCGCGCGGACGCTGCGCGGCGACGGGCGCGAGGCGCTCGAGGAGGTGGTGTCCGAGGCCGCCACCCGGCCGCTCGCGCCGGGCCGGCCGCCCTGGCGCGCCTGCCTGATCGAGGGCGGCGAGGAGAGCGCGGTGCTGGTGAAGCTCCACCACTGCATGGCGGACGGGTTCGCGCTCCTCACCGTGCTGCTCGGCCTCTCCGACGAGCGCGCCGGGCGCGGCGCGCCGCCCGAGGCCACCCCGCCGCCGACCGCCGCCGCGGCGCTCGACCCGCTCCGGCGCGGCGCCCGGGCGCTGCTCGGGGACCCGCTGGCCGCGGTCGGCTCGCTCTGGAGGATGGCGACGCTGCCCGAGGCGCGCGGCCGGCTCGCCCCGCCGGCGCTCACCGGCCTGCGCCGGACGTCCTGGTCCCGCCCCTGGCCGCTCGCCGCCCTGCGCGACGCCGCCCACGCCGGCGGCGCCACCGTCAACGACGCCCTGCTCGCGGCGCTCTCCGGCGCGCTCTCCCGCGTGCTCCGCGACCCGGCCGCGCCCGGCGCGCCCGGGCCGCTGCCGGACGACGTCCGCGCGCTCGTGCCGGTGAACCTGCGCGCCGGGCCGCCGGCGGCCGGCGCGCCGCTCGGCAACCAGTTCGGGCTGGTGTTCCTCGATCTGCCCATCGAGCCGCTCGCGCTCGACGAGCGCCTCGAGCTGCTGCGTGGCCGCACCGCCGCGGTGAAGCGCAGCCCGGACGCGTGGGTGGCGCTCGGGATCCTCGGCGCGCTCGGCCTCGCCCCGGCCGCGCTGGAGCGGCTCGGCACCGCCTTCTTCTCGCGCAAGGCGTCGATGGTGGTGACGAACGTCCCCGGGCCCGCGCGGCGGCTTCACCTCGGCGGCCGGCGGGTGGACGAGCTGCTGTTCTGGGTCCCGCACCCCGCCGCGCTGGGCCTGGGCGTGAGCCTGCTCAGCTACGCCGGCCAGGTGACGGTGGGCGTGCGGGCCGACACGGCGTTCCCGCTGGAGCCGCGGGCGCTCGCGCAGGCCATCGACGAGGAGCTGGCGTCGCTCGCCCCGCGGCCGGCGCGGGCCGGGCGCGACCGGGCCGCCGCCGCGGCCCCGGAACACGCCGGCCGGCAGGCGGCCTTCGCGGGCGCGCCTGCCGGCCGGAGGGTGCGGGTGATCGAGGCGAGGCCGGCTACATCCCCAGCTTCTTGA